A portion of the Granulosicoccus antarcticus IMCC3135 genome contains these proteins:
- a CDS encoding S1 family peptidase yields MKISISKFSTIQLAVLILSALFFTNASSAELNITTRIVGGTLVAEGRYPFMASLYFDSNGDGNYDPRCGGSLIADRWVLTAAHCVYDANSGVVKAPSTVGVIIGVNDLRSDAKELILSRNIFVHPEYNPTTLTSDVALIELSSTAPGSVIALPSSQSTVPLVDETAVVAGWGLTSEGGDQSPVLLEVSLPILSHVQCLPYYPSNLDIDSNVCAGGGATGGSDSCQGDSGGPLFVVRDGLYVQAGVVSFGQGCARPGIPGAYARVTNYTNWITGIVSDAVVITSETDSGETGGETGNIDIPLLTNSTPADERLDSLLSGEVRLYEVTGNVRVELTTLSGDADLFVFKGTTFTEDDVICISQEVSELDSCSVGQTGERLFAAIFGYEDSSFSIAVSAPEDDDGSSTFNPDDDDSSLFPFDSDSEGGSAGVFLLLLLAGYKWRRVRYNAENGLV; encoded by the coding sequence ATGAAAATTAGCATCTCGAAATTCAGCACTATTCAACTTGCAGTCTTGATACTGTCGGCTTTGTTTTTTACCAATGCCAGTTCAGCAGAGCTCAATATCACGACACGTATCGTCGGTGGTACGTTGGTAGCTGAAGGACGGTACCCATTTATGGCATCGCTCTATTTTGATTCCAACGGTGATGGCAATTATGACCCTCGTTGCGGTGGTTCCCTGATTGCAGATCGCTGGGTACTGACAGCGGCACACTGTGTCTATGACGCTAATTCAGGTGTCGTCAAAGCCCCATCTACGGTCGGAGTGATTATCGGTGTCAATGATTTAAGGTCAGACGCTAAAGAGCTCATCCTGTCGCGTAATATTTTTGTCCACCCAGAGTACAACCCTACGACACTTACTTCGGATGTCGCTCTGATTGAATTGTCTAGCACCGCACCAGGAAGTGTGATCGCACTACCTTCTTCACAAAGTACTGTACCGCTCGTAGATGAAACCGCTGTTGTCGCGGGTTGGGGCTTGACCAGTGAGGGAGGGGATCAGTCGCCGGTTTTGCTGGAAGTCTCGTTACCCATATTGTCTCACGTCCAGTGTCTACCCTATTATCCCAGCAATCTTGATATTGATTCCAATGTCTGTGCTGGCGGCGGAGCAACAGGCGGTAGTGATTCCTGTCAGGGAGATAGTGGTGGGCCGTTGTTCGTGGTTCGCGATGGTCTTTATGTCCAGGCTGGCGTTGTCAGCTTCGGGCAAGGCTGCGCAAGGCCTGGTATCCCCGGCGCCTATGCCCGTGTTACAAACTATACAAATTGGATCACAGGGATAGTGAGCGATGCTGTTGTCATAACTTCTGAAACTGATTCGGGTGAAACAGGTGGCGAGACCGGCAATATAGACATACCTTTGTTGACAAACAGTACTCCAGCAGACGAGCGCCTGGACTCATTGTTGAGTGGTGAAGTGAGACTGTATGAGGTTACCGGTAATGTCAGAGTTGAGCTGACAACCTTGTCGGGCGATGCTGATCTATTTGTTTTCAAAGGCACCACATTTACTGAAGATGACGTGATTTGCATCTCTCAAGAAGTGAGCGAATTGGATAGCTGTTCCGTCGGGCAGACTGGTGAGCGACTGTTTGCCGCGATTTTCGGCTACGAAGATTCCAGCTTTTCGATCGCTGTGTCCGCTCCCGAAGATGATGACGGATCCTCGACATTCAATCCTGATGATGATGATTCGTCATTGTTTCCGTTTGATAGTGATAGCGAAGGCGGTTCGGCCGGTGTTTTTCTGCTGCTATTGCTGGCAGGCTACAAGTGGCGGCGTGTAAGGTATAACGCTGAGAATGGTCTGGTTTGA